A single window of Cytobacillus dafuensis DNA harbors:
- a CDS encoding GNAT family N-acetyltransferase has translation MIIRKAENQDSEVLSELAYKSKAYWGYSKEFIEKCKDDLTVTVQYMRENHVYVLEKDNTILAFYSLSTNPNRLDALFIDPDHIGKGIGKVLWEDLINKAKHLNMKEFNIDSDPNAEGYYLKMGAKRIGETPSTVFPNRSLPLMNVTVE, from the coding sequence TTGATAATAAGAAAAGCAGAGAATCAAGACAGTGAAGTCCTTAGTGAATTAGCTTACAAATCTAAAGCCTATTGGGGATATTCAAAAGAATTTATTGAAAAATGTAAAGATGATCTGACAGTAACAGTACAATACATGAGAGAAAATCATGTTTACGTATTGGAGAAAGATAACACAATACTTGCATTTTATAGTCTTTCTACAAATCCTAATCGTTTGGATGCATTGTTCATAGATCCGGACCATATAGGTAAGGGAATCGGTAAAGTATTATGGGAGGATTTAATAAACAAAGCAAAACATTTAAACATGAAAGAGTTTAATATTGATAGTGATCCAAATGCAGAAGGCTATTATTTAAAAATGGGTGCGAAAAGAATTGGTGAAACTCCATCAACAGTCTTTCCTAACCGGAGCTTACCTCTGATGAATGTCACAGTAGAATAA
- a CDS encoding DUF5316 family protein has translation MLQFFLITGVVCIIISGLFIGAWTDGQQQRANFHSESVNHRNFRTKIAFYAGIAGGVSLSIAALIYFFIVD, from the coding sequence ATGCTGCAGTTTTTTCTTATAACGGGTGTAGTGTGCATAATCATTTCAGGTCTTTTTATAGGAGCGTGGACAGATGGACAGCAGCAAAGAGCAAATTTTCATTCTGAATCAGTCAATCATAGAAACTTTAGAACCAAAATAGCATTTTATGCTGGTATTGCTGGGGGAGTTTCTTTAAGTATCGCTGCATTAATATATTTTTTTATCGTAGATTAA
- a CDS encoding MOSC domain-containing protein, with protein MKHKDEQLIGQVKEIRRFPVKTILGESLSSVSINNRGLIGDRLWAIRNLSGKFGSGKTTRRFQQMDGLFNYRARYEGATPIVTMPDGLDYRADDNAVNEVLSERLGFQVTLAREESISHFDEGPVSIITTSALRKLSQQLGETVDPRRFRANLLIDTELTGYIEDDWVDRLIQVGPTVFLRVVATLPRCVMVNNSQEELPQDARILRNLAHNHDAMFGVWAKVERGGEVSVGDETIIR; from the coding sequence ATGAAACATAAGGATGAACAACTTATAGGACAAGTCAAGGAAATCCGGCGGTTTCCTGTCAAAACCATTTTAGGGGAATCTTTGTCATCTGTGTCAATTAATAATCGAGGTCTCATTGGAGATCGTTTGTGGGCAATAAGAAACTTGAGCGGAAAGTTTGGCAGTGGTAAGACTACACGCCGATTCCAACAGATGGACGGGCTATTTAATTATAGAGCGAGATATGAAGGAGCTACTCCAATTGTAACTATGCCTGATGGATTGGATTATCGGGCTGACGATAATGCTGTAAATGAGGTGTTAAGTGAGCGGCTCGGATTTCAAGTAACCTTGGCTCGAGAAGAGTCCATCTCTCATTTTGATGAGGGTCCAGTAAGTATCATTACGACCTCAGCGTTACGCAAGTTAAGTCAGCAATTAGGAGAGACAGTAGACCCTCGTCGCTTTCGAGCAAACTTATTAATTGATACAGAATTAACTGGATACATTGAAGATGATTGGGTGGACCGACTAATCCAAGTTGGGCCAACAGTATTCTTGAGAGTGGTTGCCACTCTCCCAAGATGTGTAATGGTGAATAATTCTCAAGAAGAACTACCACAGGATGCTCGGATACTCCGAAATTTAGCCCATAATCATGATGCAATGTTTGGTGTTTGGGCGAAGGTTGAACGTGGCGGTGAAGTGAGTGTCGGAGATGAAACAATCATACGATAA